The Capsicum annuum cultivar UCD-10X-F1 chromosome 1, UCD10Xv1.1, whole genome shotgun sequence sequence TACAGATATCAAATTAAATGGACATTTAGGAGCAAATGAAATTGATTTTAAGGAAATAGAGGGAAGAAGTTGCACATCCCCTATTACTTTTACTGCAGTTCGTGATCTATTAGCAAAGGTAACTGCGGAGACGGTTGTGAAATGAATAAGATTTGAGAAAAGATTCTGATTACCAGAGATATGGTCAGatgcaccagaatccaatatccatgGGCAAGTGGGTGAAGACCTGGTTAGACAAGCAAAGGAATTACCAGTTTGTGGGGTGCCAGCTAAAGGTGATTGTTGCGTAGCCACTTGATACTGCAAGTAATCATTATAATCTGCTCCAGAAAAAGTAATAGAATTAGACAGTTGACCCTCTGTATCTTTATGGATCTGAGCCACGTGAGCTGTACTACGATTGTTAGTAGGTTGTGGTCGACCATGCAATTTCCAACAAGTTTGTCGAGTATGGCCTAGCTTGTTGCAATAGTTACAATAGGGTCTAGAGTTTCTAATGTTTTCCCTTTGGTGGACATTTTGTTCCTGTGAGTTCTCATTTTTCACAGCTAATACAGATGTCTCAACGTTATTGGTATCATTTGTTTCTGAACCAATATGCAGCAATTGAGCTGAAACGTCGATTAAGGAAGGAACTGATGAACTTGCCAAGATTTGATCCCTTATAGGACTCAAATCAGATCGAAGTCCTTTTAATGCTAAAGAACTTATCTCTTTGTTGCTCCTGCGTGGTGACACTTTCAGAAAGTGGCATGAGAGAGTCAAATTGATCTTTCAAGGTATCGATTTGCCCTAAATAACTCGCCATATCTTGATTATTCTGCTGAAGTTGGACCAAGTCTGAGACAACCTTGTATATGCGTTGTCTGTCATTCGTATACAAAGTCTTAGCTTTAGTCCAAACTTTATAGCAAGTTTTTCAAGATTGAAATAGATTGAGTAATTTAGGATTCAAAGAGTTCCATAAGAGATTGCATAATTGAGCATCAATTCGAGTCCACTTAGTCCTTTCACTAGCAACAATATCACTAGTATTTTTAACTAAATGATCCTCATATCCTTGTCCCGTAAACTACATCTCGACAGATGAAGACCATGGTGTGTAATTATTACTACCTTTCAATTTCATGGTAGTTATAACAGGAGAACTGGAAATAAAGGAAAACATGGATTTGAAATCACCTGAAGATTCAGTTTTCTCTGAGACATTAGTTAGAGATTCACCTTTCTCTGACATTATGGCTTCAACAACTAACTGAAATTCCAAAAAaatgagttacaaaaaaaaaggaattttttttggttaacagaACTTGAAACAAAGGAAATAGAAGAACAAGGTTCCTCTTGATGACTAAAGATCTGGTATAACTATTTCAGATCTTAACTGAACAAGAGCTTCGCCAGAAAAAGGAAGAAACAGTCTATGAAGATGACTGATTTTGCTGAAAATTATATGAGTGATGGGTAAGATTAGAATGAACGATTGGACCTCACAAACTCAGAATGACAGGTTAACATGGCCAGGAAAACCTGCAGGAAGTGCTGCTAGTAAAGAAAGAAGCTGGAATAGTTATGGCAAATCTATCAAAACAGTCACCGGAAAAGGCAACTTGAGCCTCTACAAAGACAGCAGGAGTCTCTGATACCATATTACAGATGTAGCTGTATTTCAGCTCATTACAAAATGATAGATTATACCTATAATATATACACAAAGCTAGGTACGAAAAGGTCAACATCAGATCCCTGATATCCTGCTTTTTACCTACAATATGTGATTATGTGTACCTACAATATTTGACTATGTGTATCTAGCACAATCTAACAATTGATATACTTTGACAAATATCTTGACACTGGTATTTGACTATCTTAACAAAGGGCGTATTATCCACTTGAAAATAGGATAATCCACTCAAAAACTTCCTCAAGTAAAGCATTCCAACTGGTTCCAAATTCTAGTTGTAGTAAAATACTGTCTACTTCCATAAACAACGCTTGTTTCTTTTTCACATTTGAACAATAAAAATGCACAACACACAGAACAATATATACACTCTACCATCCCATATTTATTAccaatttttttctctaaaaaaagataaagaacatcTAACTGCGGAACACTATAACAAATTCTGAAAAAATACTACACAAAGCGTATAACTTAAGTTCTAAACCTTTGAAAAGCGAATAAGGATGGGATAAATAAGTGTACTTTGGTCGACAAGCTTTCATTAATTAAATGAGCCAAATAGACAAAAATTAAAGACCATTAGATCTTTAGTGCGCAAGGCATAATAGATAAACATGTCCTTTAACATTGCTTCAACTTGCACCTATGGCCTCTAACTTTGGGTTGCACCTATGCCCTTGAACTTTGGGCATGCACAAGTAGACagttaaacttgtataaagttgaataagtagacATACGCGTCCTATGTGGCACCTACCTGGCCAATTTGCGCCCTACTAATACAATACACATGTCTTTACTTATTCAACTTTATCCAAGTCTCCTTGCTCATGGAGGCAAGTTGAAGTTTATCCACCCGAAAATAGGATAATCCACTCAAAAACTTCCTCAAGTAAAGCATTCCAACTGGTTCCAAATTCTAGTTCTAGTAAAATACTGTCTACTTCCATAAACAACGCTTGTTTCTTTTTTACCTTTCAACAATGGTGAACTGGGCAGAGTTTCCCTTCGATCTCATTGCTCAGATTGCAAAGCGTGTTAAAGTGATTGAAGACTTCATTGCTTTTGGTGCTGTTTGTACCTCTTGGAAAATCGCCGCTACATAGGAAAATTCGATGTACTTTCACCGCAACTTCCGTTGCTAATGCTGGAGGACAAAGATGACGATTATCGAGAATTCTACTCTCTTTCCAAGAAGAAAGTTTCACGCATTTTTCTCCCGGAAGCTAGAGGACGAGAGTGTTTTCCGTCACAAGGATGGCTGTGTACCTTGGAAAAGAATACTGGAGAGATGAACTTGTTGCATCCTTTCACCCGTACCCAAATTCAACTTCCTACGGAAAAAGCCTTATGGGATTTACAGGGTTACCAAGCAGGACGCGATACATTGGACTTTATGGAAAGACTTGTTTTATCAGCCAGTCCTTCTGTTACATCTGATTATGTACTTGTGGTTTACTATTTTACAGATAGTGAGTATTTGGCTTTTTGGCGACATGGAGACCTCAACTGGACTAAAATTGACATTGCCATTAGAAGTGAAATCGAAGCTATCAATTATTACCAAGGTCAATTTTATTATGTGACGTTGTGTGGTGAAGTTTGGGTTTTCGATGTTACAGGGCCTCGCTTTCTTTTTAAGCTGGAGGTTGATATATGGTATGAGAGCTCAGAGTTATACCTATTCGAGCTATCCGGTGCACTATTACTTGTTTCCCGAATTGGCCATGGAGGATATTCATATGGCGAATATAAGACCTTTAAATTTGAAGTGTTTGAATTAGATGTAATCAAGCGTACATCAAAGGAGGAGATTAAAACCTTGGGAAATTCAGCTATTTTTTGGGACAGTGAGGCACCAATTTCCGTGGACACCTCTAAGTTTAAAGGAGTCAAGCCTAATCATATATATTTTGCTGATGATTCGCATAGAGTGTTTTTTAATGGAAGGGGTGGAAGCGATAAGGGAATATACAATCTTGAAGATGGAAAAATTAAATCGTTTTTTCCCGAATTATCCCCAAGTCCTACTGGCCCAACTTGGATTGCACCATCATTCTGATTGTTAATCTGATCGCGCTCACCTCCATGTCGGTTCAGATCATTAGGAGTAACTGTCTCTTTCTACCtttgtgatttattattttctttgggTGAATGTAGTTGTATTTGATCAATTTCTCTAGACGATTCAGGCTTATGATATTCAATTCGCAAGTAGTCGCTCTGTTTCACTTTGTTATCGCAGTTTGACTTGGCACAATCTTGAATAAGATAAAGACTTTTGTAATTTATGGTATTAAATATTGCAATAACATTTGtgtgtaaattttgaaatttgttttCTTAAACAAGTCATAACATGCAACTGTTACTTCAGTACAAAATTATCTTCATTTGATCCTCAAATATATCTTGGATCAACGAACTTCAGTACAGATCATATATCATTTGCAAACACACAAACACTATGGTTtatgctcttttttttttgttgcttcCTTTCCTTAAATTCAATGTTTTTACCAAAAAGTCTAATAATTGCGGTCATGGTTGTATAATTGTGTTTTTTCCTTACGTAAAACCCTAATTTGCATATTATTTAAGGAAGGCAAAATTGTTCAATGTGTTTTAATGAATTTAAGTTGGTGCACCGTCTGTGTTCTAGCAGGTCATCCATTTCTcaggtaaaaatataaaaatggatgGATGACCTGCTACAACGGGTAAAAGTCACCTGATCGACCACGGTGCTCCGAACTTAAACTCGTGTTTTAATTCGTATTTTGAGCGAATTGGGAAAGTTATTATGGTAAATTTCTACTTTTTAGTCTAAATCCCATGCAAATTAGGACTCCTATCACTTTTTTCATTGTAATTTCGACACAtgtatttcatgaatttattggTTTAACGTAAACGCTAAGCCGTCACGAGTTGAAGTCCTAATTATAAATAAAGGTTTAACTTTTGTACTTGCCCAAGAAattaaccatacacattctctCTATGGGAAATTGGGCAGAATTACCCTACGACCTCATTGTTTTAATTGCAAAACGTTTTAAATTGCTGAAAGATTTCATTCCTTTTTGTTCTGTTTGTACCTCATGGAGAATTGCTGGTACAAAGGAAGTTTATAAAGTGCCTTTGGAGCCCCAAGTTCCGTTACTGATGCTCGCTGATAAAGATGATGATTATcgagaattttactttcttttaaacGGGGAAGTTTCAAGCATATTCCTCCCCGAAGCTAGAAAGGCGTAATGTTATTCAACAAAGGGATGGCTCTGCACCATGGCATATACTACTATTAACGGAGAGATGAATTTGTTGCATCCTTTTTCTCGTACCCAAATTCCACTTCCTCCTGAAAAGAACTTATGGGCTTTACAGGGTTACGGACCAGTTGAAGAGAGAGGTACCTCTCACTCCGTGGAGAAGGCTATCTTATCAGCCAAGTCcttctgttacatcagattatgTGTTGTTGGTCGTATTATGTTGGtgtttgtagacacctaattttgttcctCCCTGATATCACTTCTATTTAGTTTTACCTTATCCTATCATGTATCCTCAaccatgtaattatatcccataaaaatacacaaaaataataaacaaaaaaaatatatctctaactaatttatcttatcctaacaacctacccaattaAAAGTTTCTACCTTcctacccactcacatttttatcctcacaataacaaactaaaagagAGGAGACCCATTTTATCATCATTCTCATCATAAAAGGAGGGGGACACACGAATAAAAAGGGTCCACAGATTTGGCCATTCTATCAATACAAAAAAGGGGGGATccatttgtttttccttttcttcttcacatTCACACACACTCCTCACATCCTAAAAAAGACACTCACTGAAATTTCCCATTTGGACAATTAAGAATACACACGACAGTAGCCATGGATGaactccatttttctttttcttctccacgGCACACATAACACTCACCATCACTAAATACACAAGAACACGCTCACCACAAAAACTATTACCATCATCTTCCATTTTCAGCTGCTACCGAGATAAATTCACGCACACACTCACCGGATTCACACTCTCTTCACCGCACGCACACACATAGATCGGAGAAAATAGTGAGAGAGAGAACagagagagaagagaaacaaCAGCTCGTTCACGCTACTATTCCGGTGACCTTTCGTCGCCGGAAAACGGCGTCTCCTCACCGGATTCAACACTATTTTGGGATCAAAATTGATTGGGGATTTAGGTTCGGAAGCTGGGTTTTCGATTTGAGTCGGATTTCGGGTTTCGTTGCGGATTCGAATTGGTCGTTCTTATTCAGGTTGTTTTCGGGTTACTGTTCCGACAGTAGCTTCGCCGGAATCATCTCCTCCGTTCGTCATTCGCTGGATCGATCTCAAACTCGCCGAATCTCATTGCTTTCCTCTGACTTCCGGGCGAGATATAGACAGAAACCGATCCCGTCTTCGTCATTTTTCTTCCCATCCTTGTTCTTTTTCGTCACTGTTTCAACGGGctcattagaaaaaaaaaaccattCATCGTTCATGGTTACTGTTCCAGTGCATCTATCGGAGAAACGACGCCATTGATTTCCCTTTTCTTAAATTCAATCCAAAGCTAGTTTATTGTCGCTATTCCATTTGAATGTGTGTTGCGTTTTAGCTGGCTTTGTGTTTCTTCGTGGGTTTTGTGGGTTTTGTACTGGTTTTATTGGAAGATTGGTTATTGTTTGGTCTCGATCGGGTATTGTGAGCAGTTCGGGTAGCAATTTCTTGAATATCGAATTGGGGTTCATTGTTGAGGTTCTCCGCTAGGGTATTTTGGTTATCTTTATTACCAACGACAACAACAAGTTCTATTGAGGCGGTGGTATTCATCGAATTTTGGTCGAGTTATTCTAGAATTTGGTTACTTTGGGTGTCGTCAGTTTCAATTGGATCATTCGTGGTCAATTTTGTGATTTGTGGTTTCTCTATACCGAGTTGGGATTGCATCACTGTTGAGGTCTCACTATTCGGACTCTTGGAGTTGGTTTTCCTAAACATTATTATCATCGTAATCGAGTATTTGAAGGTCCATTTCTTAActctctctttattattttttttaatgtggctATGATGTGTTCTTTGGTGATATGTTTCGATCTTGTGTTTGAGCAATAGTGATTATtatggttgatattgattgattgattgaatGAAGGAATTGAAAGATTTGAATTCATGTGGGAATAAGTGGGtcgagaattgaaaacttgatataattagtgaattttgattagtttgattcattagttgtttgacttgaaataaacgttaattgaatttggtagtatcaaGATAAGCCGATGGGAATAGGCAAGAtgtaggtcgggtaggcaaatctaGAGATTGATGttgattgaatgtttgaaatttgattgaatggtttgattttatcacttttgaatcaattgtataatttagctggggaatgccccgaagtagcatgtacgcaaaggaggctcgtgatcaaggcccggaacgtcgggtggagtttagtttagaataggataggttttatatttcagcatctttttttttattttggattgtataatttggactgaacattattttggtttgttttttttgaattttgtgtgatctgttggtttgcttgttttgtgtgtttatgtggtttgtacatttgcaatgtcaaattagccgatatgctccaccaagcgaccgtggttgaaccacgggatcgaggggtgcctaacaccttcccctcggtcaacagaattccttagccggaatctctgttcgcggatcagtttttagagtcaaaccgtttcgaaaaggattttccaaaggtgacttggcacaccggattatgccaagtggcgactctgaataagaaaaagtaatgtaaataatccttttttttggaaataaatttttcattttttgtcaccttaataataataccctttcgaacttaaaatacatacatattttttggagtcagaaaaaaaaaagggttgtGACAGTGTTCATAATTTAGCTTTCTGGCGACCTAGAGACCTCAACTGGAATCCTGTTGACAAAAAATGGGGTGCATTCTCCGATATCAACTATTATGATGGTAGATTTTATGGGGTCGGTTATAGTGGCGAAGTTTGGGTTTTTGACATTCCAGGGCCTAACGACCCTCAGCCAATTGTTTAAACACCCTGGAACCAAGTTCTACCTAGTCGAGGTATCCAGTGCATTGTTACTTGTTGCCCCATTTTCCCATGGAGACTCGAGCGCGACTTTTAAATTTAAAGTGGTGGAACTAGACGTAATCAAAGGCGACTTCAAGCAGATCAAAACTTTGGGAGATTCAGCAATTTTCTTGGGAAGTAATGCAGTGATTTCCATTGATGCCTCTAAGTTTGCTGAAGTCGAGCCTAGTCACATATATTTTACTGATGATTGGTGCATTGATTATCACTACTTGGAAGGTGGTGGTGGAAGAGACATGGGAGCTTACAATCTTAAAGACggaaaaattaaatttcttttatactagattgtcACTAAGTCGTATTTGTCCACCAACTTGGGTAACACCATTATTCTTTCCAACAAAAAGTTGATTGATCTCTTTattctttacttattttattctttgtaATGTTAGTTGATGGATGATGTTTGGATGCTAAGCTTTTAAttaattctaaattttctttCTCAAATCCAACTCTTTCAGTACATTTTCGGATCAAAGTACTTTACAAATTATACCTAAATATGACTCCAAGCATTATTGATGACATATTAAACCAGAAAAACTTTATTTCAACACGTTGAACTTAAATATCTTTAAGGGGAAATTGGAACATATAATGCACGATGAAGGGAGCAAAGCAGGCACAAGCACTCGAGATTGTAGTGGTCTAGTATCAAAAAAAATCAAACGGACgcattaaatttttataaaatctactttttaaatttctttaaatGCAAAGCtgttgattattttttataatcatttcttctgataattattttttcaatcaatAATATAACAAATACCGAAATACGTATAAGACAAGTAAAGATAAACATAGAGCGTACCTAATTATtgtatatgtttaaaatttattcaaataattgaatttattttttttaaaaaaagcactTTTAATATTCCTCATTTGTTTTTACTTATCATTATTTCGCTTCTCGAGGTCAACTTGCACAATTTTGAAcaaatattttaatatgtattttttcatcatattaatatgagaagaaTTTCTACTTATACTCCCTCCGTTAACTTTTATTTATCACTAATTTCCtaattaaaattccatttttacttgtcatttttgacatatcaatagaaaataattcttttttctgttttatccttaacataaattattattttttaaaaattaacttcaaGATACAATGTAAGCATTATCTAATAGGAGTactatggtaaaataatcatattattaattattttttttaatagatgtgCCAATTTAAAATGTGACAAATAAAACTGAACAAAAGGagtaatatttttgtataattttcaaCTATctaacttttaaaatattaaattatatattttaaaatattgatcaaatttcAGTTAAAAGGAGTGGATTTGAACAATCAGTTGCTTGTCATTTTTGTGGCTTATGGACCAACAGAATTCGTTGAATAACAGAAAATGGAGAGGCGGCAACGGCAACGGCAACAGCGCCGGCATGGGCTTTTGTCTAATACGCCTAACTTCAGAGTTTTCACTTCCAGAAAAGTATTCAGATCTCTCCTTATTGTCCTCGCTCTCATCGCCATTCTCCCTCCTATTTACTTCCATTTTCGTCTCCGATCATTCCATCAggtatatctatctatctatcttcttGCTCTGTTAAAGTCTCGTATTGGTTGGGGAATGAATTGACCATCTGTTTATCTGGATTTGGGCAATACGAGTTAGACCCGATAGATGTTAAATGGGCGGGTTGAGCTGAATTTGAACAGGTCAAAATGGGATAAGTTAAGAAATGGGTGGGTTATTGATCCTTAAAAAAACTGTTTGAGCTGAAAATGGGCTAAAATGTGGTTATGACCCAACCCACCCCGTTCTTACTAAGTTCTAATTGTGATATATTGACGATCTGCTCATCTGGATTTGGGCAATACTCAGCATCTCGTATGAGCTAGTTTTGAGATGCGAGTTAGACTCGAGAGATGTTAAATTGGCGGGTTGAGCTGAATTTGAACAGATCAAAATGGGTTAAGTTCATATATGGGTGAGGGATACTAAATGGGCGGGTTGAGCTGAATTTTAACAGATCAAAATGGGTTAAGTTCATATATGGGTGAGAGATGTTAAATGGACGGGTTGAGCTGAATTTGAACAGATCAAAATGGGTTAAGTTAATATATGGGTGAGAGATGCTAAATGGACGGATTGAGCTGAATTTGAACGAGTCAAAGTGAGGTTAAGTTAATAAATGGGTGAGTTATTGATCCTTCCCAAAACTATTTGAGCTGAAATGAGTTAAAATGCGGTCATGACCCAACTCATCCAGTTCTTACTAAGTTTTAATTGcgatttttgttcttttataaatttttagtgcctgataattttttttctgtGTACTATGGCTATATATAacctatcaaattttaaaaaatgtctttttaaaaatattttgatgaaatttgtcaTGACTTAATTTAGGCTACATATCGACCCAATTTTTAATGAGCCGAATTGGGTTGAGCTAATTAATGGGCAGGTTGATAACTCATCCAAACTTGAACGGGTCGGGTAGGTTGGGTTTGATTTTGCCACCCGTAGGAAATTATGCCTAATGTCTCTCAAAGTGTCCGGTCTTAAATTTTTGTCATAGCTTAGTAAGTTCTGACGTTTGTCTGTAAGGTAGAACTTGTGATCATT is a genomic window containing:
- the LOC107875885 gene encoding LOW QUALITY PROTEIN: F-box protein At2g26160-like (The sequence of the model RefSeq protein was modified relative to this genomic sequence to represent the inferred CDS: inserted 1 base in 1 codon; substituted 1 base at 1 genomic stop codon); translation: MVNWAEFPFDLIAQIAKRVKVIEDFIAFGAVCTSWKIAATXEXFDVLSPQLPLLMLEDKDDDYREFYSLSKKKVSRIFLPEARGRECFPSQGWLCTLEKNTGEMNLLHPFTRTQIQLPTEKALWDLQGYQAGRDTLDFMERLVLSASPSVTSDYVLVVYYFTDSEYLAFWRHGDLNWTKIDIAIRSEIEAINYYQGQFYYVTLCGEVWVFDVTGPRFLFKLEVDIWYESSELYLFELSGALLLVSRIGHGGYSYGEYKTFKFEVFELDVIKRTSKEEIKTLGNSAIFWDSEAPISVDTSKFKGVKPNHIYFADDSHRVFFNGRGGSDKGIYNLEDGKIKSFFPELSPSPTGPTWIAPSF